In Nostoc sp. GT001, a genomic segment contains:
- a CDS encoding citrate synthase produces MMVCEYKPGLEGIPAAQSSISYVDGQKGILEYRGIRIEELAEKSTFLETAYLLIWNKLPSKEELETFEHEVRYPARIKYRIRDMMKCFPESGHPMDALQASAAALGLFYSLRDLHNPAYIRDSVVRLIATIPTMVAAFQLMRKGNDPVRPRDDLDYSANFLYMLNEQEPDPLMARIFDICLILQVEHTMNASTFSARVTASTLTDPYAVVASAVGTLGGPLHGGANEEVIQMLEKIGSVENVRPYIENCLQTKSKIMGFGHRVYKVKDPRAIILQGLAEQLFEKFGYDKFYDIAQEMERVVEEKLGSKGIYPNIDFYSGLVYRKMGIPTDLFTPIFAIARVVGWLAHWKEQLAENRIFRPTQVYNGLHEITYTPIDQR; encoded by the coding sequence ATGATGGTGTGCGAATACAAGCCTGGTTTAGAAGGCATTCCCGCCGCCCAATCAAGTATCAGCTATGTTGATGGGCAAAAGGGAATACTAGAATATCGTGGCATTAGGATTGAGGAATTAGCAGAAAAAAGTACATTCTTAGAAACTGCTTATCTCTTAATCTGGAATAAACTGCCAAGCAAGGAAGAACTGGAAACATTTGAGCATGAAGTTCGTTACCCTGCACGGATAAAATACCGCATTCGGGACATGATGAAATGCTTTCCAGAAAGCGGCCATCCAATGGATGCCTTGCAAGCCTCTGCTGCGGCTTTAGGTTTGTTTTATTCGCTCCGGGATTTACATAATCCTGCCTATATTCGAGATTCAGTAGTACGGCTGATAGCAACTATTCCGACGATGGTGGCGGCCTTCCAACTGATGCGAAAAGGCAATGACCCGGTGCGTCCCCGTGATGATTTAGACTATTCCGCCAACTTTCTATACATGCTCAATGAGCAAGAACCCGATCCTCTAATGGCGCGGATTTTTGATATCTGCTTGATACTTCAAGTCGAGCATACAATGAATGCTTCTACCTTCAGTGCTAGGGTGACAGCTTCCACCTTGACCGATCCTTATGCTGTGGTTGCTAGTGCTGTAGGAACTTTGGGCGGGCCCCTGCATGGTGGAGCCAATGAAGAAGTAATTCAGATGTTGGAAAAAATTGGCTCTGTGGAAAATGTCCGTCCCTACATAGAGAATTGTCTGCAAACTAAATCTAAGATTATGGGTTTTGGACATCGTGTGTATAAAGTAAAAGACCCACGAGCCATAATTTTACAAGGTCTAGCAGAACAACTGTTTGAGAAGTTTGGCTATGACAAATTCTATGACATTGCTCAAGAAATGGAACGAGTGGTAGAGGAAAAACTCGGTAGTAAAGGGATTTATCCAAATATTGACTTTTACTCCGGTTTAGTGTATAGGAAGATGGGTATTCCTACAGACTTGTTTACACCAATATTTGCGATCGCTCGTGTTGTCGGTTGGTTAGCCCACTGGAAAGAACAACTAGCAGAAAACCGGATTTTCCGTCCTACCCAGGTTTACAACGGTCTGCACGAAATTACTTATACACCGATTGACCAACGGTAA
- a CDS encoding NADH-quinone oxidoreductase subunit J, with amino-acid sequence MNLAEGVQLVSLGILGVMMIGAAIGVVLFSNIVYSAFLLGGVFISIAGMYLLLNADFVAAAQILIYVGAVNVLILFAIMLVNKRQDFVAFPNSWVRKVLTGVVSVGLFGLLSTMVLATPWAYSTAPVAGGESSIVLIGEHFFTDFLLPFELASILLLIAMVGAIILARREYLPDQLTRSNVGQTVLTLQERPRELVSTTSETKE; translated from the coding sequence GTGAATCTAGCAGAAGGAGTACAGTTAGTATCACTTGGCATACTGGGCGTGATGATGATTGGGGCAGCCATTGGTGTGGTGCTGTTTTCCAACATCGTCTATTCTGCCTTTTTGCTGGGGGGTGTGTTCATCAGCATAGCGGGAATGTACCTGTTGCTAAATGCTGATTTTGTTGCGGCTGCACAAATACTAATTTACGTTGGGGCGGTTAACGTGCTGATTTTGTTTGCCATTATGTTGGTGAACAAGCGGCAAGATTTTGTAGCATTTCCTAACTCTTGGGTGCGAAAAGTACTGACGGGTGTAGTTAGTGTAGGATTGTTTGGTCTTTTAAGTACGATGGTGCTGGCTACTCCTTGGGCGTATTCAACCGCTCCTGTAGCTGGTGGTGAAAGTTCTATTGTTTTAATTGGAGAACATTTCTTCACTGACTTTTTACTACCTTTTGAACTAGCTTCCATTTTGCTGCTGATAGCGATGGTAGGAGCAATTATTTTGGCACGTCGTGAGTATTTGCCAGATCAACTGACACGATCCAATGTGGGGCAAACTGTTTTGACTTTACAAGAACGCCCCAGAGAACTAGTATCAACAACCAGCGAAACCAAAGAGTAA
- the sixA gene encoding phosphohistidine phosphatase SixA, translating into MELYLIRHGIAEDKGLGIKDEDRSLTKEGRQKTEKVAQKLVKLGLNFDLILTSPLVRARQTAEILIAKKLSSQLEESSHLAPDGQISNWLKDWLEPRNYSQNTQLALVGHEPNLSNWAEILLWGEAKESLVLKKAGMIGIKLPETGSPLGRSQMFLLTPPKYLL; encoded by the coding sequence ATGGAACTATACTTAATTCGTCATGGCATCGCCGAAGACAAGGGATTAGGCATCAAGGATGAAGATCGCAGCCTAACCAAAGAAGGAAGGCAAAAAACGGAGAAAGTTGCCCAAAAACTTGTTAAATTAGGTTTAAACTTTGATTTAATTCTCACCAGTCCCTTAGTGCGGGCGCGCCAAACGGCTGAAATCCTCATAGCAAAAAAACTAAGCTCCCAGTTAGAGGAATCTAGCCACCTCGCGCCTGATGGTCAAATTTCTAATTGGCTCAAAGACTGGTTAGAACCAAGAAATTATTCCCAAAATACCCAACTGGCGCTGGTTGGACACGAACCTAATTTGAGCAATTGGGCAGAAATTCTCCTGTGGGGAGAAGCCAAAGAAAGCTTAGTCTTGAAAAAAGCAGGTATGATTGGGATAAAACTACCAGAAACAGGTTCTCCTCTGGGTCGGAGTCAGATGTTTTTGTTGACACCACCCAAGTACCTGCTATAA
- a CDS encoding bifunctional oligoribonuclease/PAP phosphatase NrnA, with the protein MYFNSPVTQFENLSLTTEPNPEEPEIEKAPVEVAFKSPSLPPSVGDGAIYLSHRGNSLAQQKSEELQRTLLAHRHDRQLVILQDFPDPDALSCAWAYQLIAQQYDIKCEIIYAGALSHQENIALVRLTNLPIQRWTTQTLKTKDLSSYQGFVLIDNQGTTSQLLSSVQQAGIPLVVLIDHHSIQGDLQSEFEDIRPYVRATATIFTQYLQTGLLALDSSINQHVKCATALMHGLRSDTNRLMQAQEEDFMAAAYLSRFYDAQLLNAILQANRSKRVMDVIERSLKNRIVQNNFSIAGVGYLRYEDRDAIPQAADFLVTEENVHTAVVYGIVHDEDDELEIVIGSLRTSKLTLDPDEFIKEAFGQDSAGRFFGGGRTSAGGFEIPMGFLSGSNENSAYAKMKWEVFDAQIKQKLLRLVNPRDNPIQSE; encoded by the coding sequence ATGTACTTTAATTCTCCCGTTACTCAGTTTGAGAATTTGTCGTTGACCACAGAGCCAAACCCAGAGGAACCTGAAATCGAGAAAGCGCCAGTGGAAGTTGCATTTAAAAGCCCATCATTACCGCCATCGGTAGGTGATGGGGCTATATATCTCAGTCACCGTGGTAATTCTCTGGCACAACAAAAGTCAGAAGAACTGCAAAGAACCCTTTTGGCACACCGACACGATCGCCAACTGGTAATTTTGCAAGATTTTCCTGACCCTGATGCCCTTTCCTGTGCCTGGGCTTATCAGTTAATTGCCCAGCAATATGATATCAAATGTGAAATCATTTATGCTGGCGCGTTAAGCCATCAAGAAAATATTGCCTTGGTAAGGCTGACTAATTTACCCATCCAACGCTGGACAACGCAAACCTTGAAAACCAAAGATTTGTCATCTTATCAAGGTTTTGTGCTAATTGACAACCAGGGAACCACTTCGCAACTACTGTCATCGGTGCAGCAAGCTGGAATTCCTTTAGTGGTACTCATCGACCATCACAGTATCCAAGGCGATTTGCAATCAGAGTTTGAGGATATTCGTCCTTATGTAAGAGCGACGGCAACAATTTTTACTCAATACCTCCAAACAGGATTATTAGCATTAGATAGCAGCATAAATCAACACGTCAAATGCGCTACTGCCTTGATGCATGGCTTGCGATCGGATACAAATCGGTTAATGCAAGCGCAAGAAGAAGACTTTATGGCAGCGGCCTATTTAAGCCGATTTTATGATGCCCAACTGCTGAATGCCATTTTACAGGCGAACCGTTCCAAGCGGGTAATGGATGTAATCGAGCGATCGCTAAAAAATCGCATCGTCCAAAATAACTTTTCCATTGCTGGTGTTGGATATTTACGCTACGAAGACCGTGACGCCATCCCCCAAGCGGCTGATTTTCTTGTCACCGAAGAAAACGTCCACACTGCTGTAGTTTACGGTATTGTTCACGATGAAGATGATGAACTGGAAATAGTCATCGGCTCCCTGAGAACTAGCAAACTTACCCTTGACCCCGATGAATTCATCAAAGAAGCCTTTGGACAAGATAGTGCAGGGCGGTTTTTCGGCGGTGGAAGAACAAGCGCAGGTGGCTTTGAAATCCCGATGGGCTTCTTATCCGGCAGTAATGAAAATTCCGCCTATGCGAAAATGAAATGGGAAGTATTCGACGCTCAAATTAAGCAAAAACTGTTGAGGTTGGTTAATCCTAGAGATAATCCGATTCAGTCGGAGTAG
- the ndhI gene encoding NAD(P)H-quinone oxidoreductase subunit I: protein MLKFLKQVGDYAKETVQAARYIGQGLSVTFDHMRRRPITVQYPYEKLIPGERFRGRIHFEFDKCIACEVCVRVCPINLPVVDWEFDKASKKKKLNHYSIDFGVCIFCGNCVEFCPTNCLSMTEEYELSTYDRHELNYDNVALGRLPYKVTDDPMVTPLRELVYLPKGVLEPHGLPADAPRAGARPEDLVEQTEK from the coding sequence ATGCTAAAGTTCCTAAAACAAGTTGGTGATTACGCCAAAGAAACGGTACAAGCTGCGCGTTACATTGGTCAGGGACTTTCTGTCACCTTCGACCACATGCGGCGGCGTCCAATTACTGTACAGTATCCTTACGAGAAACTAATTCCTGGCGAACGGTTTCGCGGTAGAATTCACTTTGAATTTGATAAGTGTATTGCTTGCGAAGTTTGCGTTCGCGTTTGTCCAATTAACCTACCTGTAGTAGATTGGGAATTCGACAAAGCCAGCAAAAAGAAAAAACTCAACCACTACAGCATTGACTTTGGAGTTTGTATCTTTTGCGGTAATTGTGTGGAATTTTGCCCCACTAACTGTCTATCGATGACAGAAGAATATGAGCTTTCCACTTACGATCGCCATGAATTGAACTATGACAACGTAGCGCTAGGTCGTCTGCCGTATAAAGTAACAGATGACCCAATGGTTACACCACTGCGCGAACTAGTTTACCTACCCAAAGGCGTCCTCGAACCACATGGATTGCCCGCAGATGCGCCACGTGCAGGTGCGCGTCCAGAAGACTTGGTAGAGCAAACAGAAAAATAA
- a CDS encoding DUF29 domain-containing protein, producing the protein MKSIKLQILQTLYEQDFYAWVEQTAELLRLQHWDTLDLEHLIEEVVDLGKSQQRALQSALRLVLSHLLKWKYQPERRSHSWQVTITRERLNIDELLQESPSLQRFLNDAEWINTTYQRARREAMVETSLSADNFAIACPFSVDEILDLDFYPNADQ; encoded by the coding sequence ATGAAGTCTATAAAACTCCAAATCTTACAAACTCTGTATGAGCAAGATTTTTATGCTTGGGTAGAGCAGACAGCAGAGCTTTTGCGATTGCAGCACTGGGACACGCTGGATTTAGAACACTTAATTGAGGAAGTGGTGGACTTGGGTAAGAGTCAACAACGGGCGTTGCAAAGTGCGTTGCGGTTAGTCTTATCGCATTTGTTGAAATGGAAGTATCAACCAGAACGTCGTAGTCATAGTTGGCAAGTGACCATTACCCGTGAGCGACTGAATATAGATGAATTGCTGCAAGAAAGTCCTAGCTTGCAGCGTTTTTTAAATGATGCCGAGTGGATTAATACTACTTATCAAAGAGCGCGGCGAGAGGCAATGGTAGAAACGAGTTTATCAGCAGATAACTTTGCGATCGCTTGTCCGTTTTCTGTTGATGAGATTTTAGACTTAGACTTTTATCCTAACGCTGACCAATAA
- the nuoK gene encoding NADH-quinone oxidoreductase subunit NuoK, translated as MQLQYFLLLAAALFCIGIYGLITSRNAVRVLMSIELLLNAVNLNLMAFSNFLDSTLIKGQVFTVFVITVAAAEAAVGLAIVLAIYRNRDTVDMEQFNLLKW; from the coding sequence ATGCAACTCCAGTACTTTTTATTACTAGCAGCAGCTTTATTCTGCATTGGCATCTACGGTTTAATTACTAGCCGCAACGCTGTGCGGGTGCTGATGTCAATTGAATTACTGCTCAATGCTGTTAATCTGAATTTAATGGCATTTTCCAACTTCCTCGACTCAACATTAATTAAGGGTCAGGTTTTCACAGTATTTGTGATTACCGTGGCCGCAGCCGAGGCGGCGGTGGGTTTAGCGATCGTGCTGGCCATTTATCGCAACCGCGATACCGTCGATATGGAGCAGTTTAATCTCCTGAAGTGGTAA
- a CDS encoding NAD(+) kinase, with protein MQLKQVIIAYKARDARSKQWAELCAKQLESRDCQVLMGLSGPKDNPYPVFLASAGQPIDLALVLGGDGTVLTGARHLAPAGIPILGVNVGGHLGFLTESVEEFQDTEKVWDRLFEDRYAIQRRMMLQAAVYEGHGSNLEPVSERYLALNEFCVKPASADRMITSILEMEIDGEVVDQYVGDGLIISTPTGSTGYTVSANGPIMHDGMEAITITPICAMSLSSRPLVLPPGSVVSIWPLGDYDLSTKLWTDGVLGTSIWPGHRVDVRMAECRAKFIILRENNSYYQTLREKLLWAGTRVHYSNNHRN; from the coding sequence GTGCAACTCAAGCAGGTAATCATTGCTTATAAAGCGCGAGATGCCCGGAGTAAACAATGGGCAGAACTCTGTGCGAAACAACTAGAAAGTCGCGATTGCCAAGTGTTGATGGGGCTTAGCGGGCCGAAAGACAACCCCTATCCAGTCTTTTTGGCTTCAGCTGGTCAACCAATCGATCTCGCTTTGGTTCTCGGTGGCGATGGTACTGTTTTAACTGGTGCCAGACATCTAGCCCCAGCTGGTATCCCAATTCTGGGAGTGAATGTAGGAGGCCATCTGGGGTTTTTAACTGAGTCAGTGGAAGAGTTTCAGGATACAGAGAAAGTTTGGGATCGACTGTTTGAGGATCGCTATGCTATCCAACGACGGATGATGTTGCAAGCTGCGGTGTATGAGGGGCATGGGTCTAATTTAGAACCAGTGAGCGAACGTTACCTGGCTTTGAATGAATTCTGTGTCAAACCCGCCTCCGCTGACCGAATGATCACCTCAATTCTGGAAATGGAAATCGATGGTGAGGTAGTCGATCAATACGTCGGGGATGGGTTGATTATTTCCACTCCTACAGGTTCCACAGGTTACACTGTTTCTGCTAATGGGCCAATTATGCATGATGGTATGGAGGCGATTACCATCACTCCTATTTGTGCAATGAGCCTTTCTAGTCGTCCCCTCGTTTTACCCCCTGGCTCTGTGGTGAGTATTTGGCCTTTGGGGGATTACGATTTGAGTACCAAGCTGTGGACAGATGGGGTTTTGGGAACTTCAATTTGGCCTGGACACCGTGTTGATGTGCGGATGGCAGAGTGTCGGGCTAAATTTATTATTTTGCGCGAGAACAATTCCTACTATCAGACGCTACGGGAGAAGTTGCTGTGGGCAGGTACAAGGGTTCACTACAGCAATAATCACCGTAATTAA
- a CDS encoding pentapeptide repeat-containing protein — protein MSTYLSQVWQLLRNYVRGIRLQEMPKTTSLETEAVLPLGKNIKEPDKSVRLAQDNLQEYLYSPRLQKSLEKWTIPKNGLSSQIDDRTLGTLPTGFCFKVCDRQMYEEIYDLLGSGALKPEIVNQLMELVVTGQKIRPELLFGRLEDFYRRWCQGEFIDGTPDDNLPQKTKLKLAAQNIALGLRQVDIYTGLNVLILLLELHRYAQGQDELKQKIIFYPSAQPDTDNFFTSQLLRIINYSDALEIGNFSSIVGQFLKGGNFRGAYLGDANLTGADFSGADLSLAYLGDANLTGVNFSGANLSGANLGDANLSGANLSGVNLSGADLSSTNLSGANLSCANLSRADLNRADLSNTNLSRADLSRADLNRADLSSTNFSHADLSNAILFGANLSEANLNSVSLSHADLCRADLSGADLSHAILNGTNLSDTILFSTNLSDAILVAADLSYAKLNGAKLNNARLNGAMFLGADLSGVDLSRVILNEADLSGVILNDADLSGADLTDAILFGTDFSYANLNNANLSGSNLSGAILNGADLSHSNLSYAILGGADLSDANLEEMIWGKKQQWEGVRGLETAVNVPEALKEELGLN, from the coding sequence ATGTCAACATATTTATCTCAAGTTTGGCAGCTGCTGAGAAATTATGTGAGGGGTATAAGGTTACAAGAGATGCCAAAGACCACATCGCTAGAAACTGAGGCAGTTTTACCTCTAGGAAAAAATATTAAAGAACCAGACAAAAGCGTTAGATTAGCTCAAGATAATTTGCAGGAATATTTATACTCTCCAAGACTGCAAAAAAGCTTAGAAAAATGGACAATACCAAAGAACGGTTTGAGTTCTCAGATAGACGATCGCACATTGGGCACTTTACCCACTGGGTTTTGCTTTAAAGTATGCGATCGCCAGATGTATGAAGAGATTTATGATTTATTGGGCAGTGGTGCCCTGAAACCTGAAATAGTAAACCAACTAATGGAATTGGTTGTGACTGGTCAAAAAATTCGTCCAGAATTGCTTTTTGGGCGGCTAGAAGATTTTTATCGTCGCTGGTGTCAGGGAGAATTTATCGATGGCACACCAGATGATAACTTGCCTCAGAAAACAAAGTTAAAGCTAGCGGCACAAAATATTGCTCTTGGGTTGAGACAGGTAGACATATATACAGGGCTGAACGTACTGATTTTATTATTAGAGTTACACCGTTACGCCCAAGGGCAAGATGAACTCAAACAAAAAATCATCTTCTATCCATCTGCCCAACCGGACACAGACAATTTTTTCACATCCCAACTGTTGCGGATTATTAATTATAGCGATGCCCTGGAAATTGGCAACTTTAGCAGTATAGTTGGACAATTCCTCAAAGGCGGTAACTTTAGGGGTGCTTACCTCGGCGATGCCAACCTTACCGGGGCAGACTTTAGCGGTGCTGACCTAAGCCTTGCTTATCTCGGCGATGCCAACTTAACTGGCGTAAACTTCAGTGGTGCCAACCTTAGCGGTGCCAACCTCGGCGATGCCAACCTCAGCGGTGCCAACCTCAGCGGTGTTAACCTCAGCGGAGCCGACCTCAGTAGCACCAACCTCAGCGGTGCTAACCTTAGCTGTGCCAACCTTAGCCGCGCCGACCTCAACCGCGCCGACCTTAGCAATACCAACCTTAGCCGCGCCGACCTTAGCCGCGCCGACCTCAACCGCGCTGACCTTAGTAGCACTAACTTCAGCCATGCTGACCTAAGTAACGCTATCCTTTTCGGTGCAAATCTGAGTGAAGCCAACCTTAATAGCGTCAGCCTTAGCCATGCCGACCTCTGCCGCGCCGACCTCAGTGGTGCTGATTTGAGTCACGCCATCCTCAACGGTACTAACCTCAGTGACACAATTCTTTTCAGTACCAACCTCAGCGATGCTATCCTGGTTGCCGCAGACCTCAGCTATGCCAAACTTAACGGTGCCAAACTTAACAATGCCAGACTTAACGGTGCAATGTTCTTAGGTGCCGACCTCAGCGGTGTAGACTTGAGTCGGGTGATTCTCAACGAAGCCGACCTCAGCGGCGTGATTCTTAACGACGCCGACCTCAGTGGTGCTGACCTCACCGACGCTATACTATTTGGCACAGACTTCAGCTATGCCAACCTTAACAATGCTAACCTCAGTGGCAGTAACCTCAGTGGTGCTATCCTCAACGGCGCTGATCTCAGCCATAGCAACCTCAGTTATGCCATTTTGGGTGGTGCAGACCTCAGCGACGCCAATTTAGAAGAGATGATCTGGGGTAAAAAGCAGCAGTGGGAAGGGGTGCGGGGATTGGAGACAGCAGTTAATGTACCGGAGGCGTTGAAGGAAGAACTGGGACTGAATTGA
- the nuoH gene encoding NADH-quinone oxidoreductase subunit NuoH, which translates to MNSGIDLQGTFIESLRDLGLPAGTAKAIWMPLPMILMLIGATVGVLVATWLERKISASAQQRIGPEYQGPFGLLVPVADGLKLVFKEDIVPAKSDPWLFTLGPIIVVIPVFLSFLIVPFGQNIVISNVGMGVFLWIALSSIQPIGLLMAGYASNNKYSLLGGLRAAAQSISYEIPLALAVLAIAMMSNSLDTVDIVNQQSGYGILGWNIWRQPIGFLIFWIAALAECERLPFDLPEAEEEIVAGYQTEYSGMKFGLFYLGSYVNLILSSLLVAILYLGGWDFPIPLNLIAGWLGVSELNPVFQIVTAALGITMTVFKAYLLVFVAILLRWTVPRVRIDQLLDLGWKFLLPVGLVNLLLTAALKLAFPFAFGG; encoded by the coding sequence ATGAATTCAGGAATTGACCTCCAAGGAACTTTTATTGAATCCCTCCGGGATTTAGGTTTACCAGCAGGAACAGCCAAAGCGATTTGGATGCCCCTGCCAATGATACTGATGCTAATTGGGGCAACAGTGGGGGTATTAGTTGCTACTTGGCTAGAACGGAAAATTTCTGCCTCCGCACAGCAGCGAATTGGGCCAGAATATCAGGGACCTTTTGGGTTGCTGGTGCCTGTAGCGGATGGTCTGAAGTTGGTATTTAAAGAAGATATAGTACCAGCCAAGTCTGACCCCTGGCTGTTTACTCTTGGCCCAATTATTGTTGTAATTCCGGTGTTTCTGTCGTTCCTGATTGTGCCCTTTGGACAGAATATCGTAATTAGCAATGTGGGCATGGGCGTATTCTTGTGGATTGCCTTGTCAAGTATTCAACCCATTGGCTTGCTGATGGCTGGCTATGCATCTAATAACAAATACTCCCTCTTAGGGGGCTTGCGGGCAGCAGCGCAATCTATCAGTTATGAAATTCCTTTGGCGTTGGCGGTGTTAGCGATCGCTATGATGTCTAATAGCCTCGACACCGTTGATATTGTCAATCAACAATCTGGCTATGGCATTCTAGGCTGGAACATTTGGCGACAACCAATTGGTTTTCTGATCTTTTGGATAGCCGCCCTCGCTGAATGCGAACGATTACCTTTTGACTTACCCGAAGCGGAAGAAGAAATCGTCGCCGGCTATCAGACGGAATACTCAGGCATGAAATTCGGTCTGTTCTACCTGGGTTCATACGTTAACTTGATCCTTTCTTCCTTACTAGTAGCAATTCTCTACCTGGGCGGTTGGGACTTTCCTATTCCCCTCAACCTCATCGCTGGTTGGCTGGGAGTCAGTGAATTAAATCCCGTGTTCCAGATAGTAACTGCGGCTTTGGGTATCACGATGACCGTGTTCAAAGCCTATTTACTAGTGTTTGTCGCCATCCTGTTGCGCTGGACAGTACCACGGGTACGGATTGACCAACTGTTAGATTTAGGATGGAAGTTTTTGTTACCAGTTGGTTTGGTTAATCTGCTATTAACCGCCGCCCTGAAACTAGCCTTTCCCTTCGCCTTCGGCGGGTAA